One Candidatus Babeliales bacterium DNA segment encodes these proteins:
- a CDS encoding glycosyltransferase encodes MVSRIIGFYLTCVVAASSNFLFSASPYRVSIITSVYKGDDYIEEFMQDITRQTIFDQCELIMINANSPHNEEPVIKRYMEQYPNIVYLRLEEDPGLYAVWNIGIKMASADYVTNANLDDRLNPCCYEKHAQALDEDSTVDLAYSGVYITTKPHETFENNSANGFTIWQSTRDFNKDLLIRKFVPYPCNNPMWRKSLHHYYGLFDERFRSAGDLEMWLRAVIFGDVKFKRVDGIHGLYYWNPNGLSSSEFPGASATGTREKEILRKTYHELYDTVFQQIEFLDR; translated from the coding sequence ATGGTTAGTAGAATAATTGGTTTTTATTTGACATGTGTGGTGGCCGCCAGCAGTAATTTTCTCTTTTCGGCATCTCCATATCGAGTTTCTATTATTACATCGGTATATAAGGGAGATGACTATATCGAAGAGTTTATGCAAGATATAACGCGACAAACAATTTTTGATCAATGCGAACTCATTATGATTAACGCAAATTCTCCTCATAATGAAGAGCCGGTCATTAAGAGATATATGGAACAGTATCCCAACATTGTATATTTACGGCTGGAAGAAGATCCAGGACTGTATGCAGTTTGGAATATTGGTATAAAAATGGCGAGTGCTGATTATGTAACCAATGCAAATTTAGATGATCGATTGAATCCATGTTGCTATGAAAAACATGCACAAGCTTTAGATGAAGATTCAACCGTTGACCTTGCCTATTCGGGCGTATATATTACCACAAAACCGCATGAAACATTCGAAAATAATAGTGCCAATGGATTCACCATTTGGCAAAGTACACGAGATTTTAATAAAGATTTATTGATTCGTAAATTTGTTCCCTATCCATGTAATAATCCAATGTGGCGTAAATCGTTACACCATTATTATGGCCTTTTTGACGAACGATTTAGATCGGCAGGTGATTTAGAAATGTGGTTACGCGCGGTAATATTTGGCGATGTAAAATTTAAACGGGTTGATGGTATCCATGGATTATATTATTGGAATCCAAATGGCCTTTCTTCAAGCGAATTTCCCGGCGCATCTGCCACAGGAACCAGAGAAAAAGAGATTTTACGTAAAACGTATCACGAACTGTATGATACAGTATTTCAGCAAATTGAATTTTTAGATCGATAA